In Zingiber officinale cultivar Zhangliang chromosome 3B, Zo_v1.1, whole genome shotgun sequence, a single window of DNA contains:
- the LOC122056035 gene encoding heat stress transcription factor A-4b-like, which yields MEDARGNSNSPPPFLVKTYDMVDDPTTNSVVSWSPSNSSFVVLNQPEFARELLPKYFKHNNFSSFVRQLNTYGFRKIDPDQWEFANEDFIRGRPHLLKNIHRRKAVHSHSLNNPSSSLSEAERQELEEEMEKLKQEKVVLLNELDKHMHQHHGIEHQMQSLEERLQGLENRQGSFIAFLKQIAQEPLFLSELLQQTELHCSKRRRLPQIVTLDEDTEMEGNQNLALQPMSREKSYIVPTHSLDMEPFERMESSLNSLENFFRGVSQAFGDDMSYDSVVPLPSDVIATETNASTVETDGNLQPSSLPAIGIHSSPDIVERANYVENQTDSRGKVSGIDMNLEPAATEVNSSRDQFTGTTTSSRVQTGANDVFWQQFLTENPGSSDTQEVQSKRRDSGDKQSEGKTQEQQNTCWNREEINHLMVKIGNLTSVEKA from the exons ATGGAGGACGCTCGGGGGAACTCGAATTCCCCTCCCCCTTTCCTCGTCAAGACCTACGACATGGTGGACGACCCCACGACGAACTCCGTGGTCTCGTGGAGCCCCTCGAATTCGAGCTTCGTGGTGTTGAACCAGCCGGAGTTTGCCAGGGAATTGCTCCCCAAGTATTTCAAGCACAATAATTTCTCCAGTTTTGTGAGGCAACTTAACACCTAT GGTTTTCGAAAGATAGATCCTGATCAGTGGGAGTTTGCAAATGAGGATTTCATACGAGGGCGGCCGCACCTGCTGAAAAACATCCACCGACGCAAGGCAGTTCATAGTCATTCATTGAACAACCCCTCAAGTTCGTTATCTGAAGCTGAAAGACAGGAGCTTGAAGAGGAGATGGAGAAACTCAAGCAAGAAAAGGTTGTACTTTTGAATGAGCTTGATAAGCATATGCATCAGCACCATGGAATTGAGCACCAAATGCAGTCTTTAGAGGAAAGGCTGCAGGGTCTGGAAAATCGCCAAGGAAGTTTCATTGCCTTCTTGAAACAAATCGCACAGGAACCTCTGTTCCTCTCTGAATTATTACAGCAAACAGAGCTCCACTGCAGCAAAAGGAGGAGGCTACCACAAATTGTGACCCTGGACGAGGATACTGAGATGGAAGGAAATCAGAATTTGGCTTTGCAGCCAATGTCTAGAGAGAAATCTTACATCGTTCCGACGCACTCACTCGACATGGAGCCTTTTGAGAGGATGGAATCATCTTTGAATTCATTAGAGAATTTCTTCAGAGGTGTTAGTCAAGCGTTTGGAGATGACATGTCATATGATAGTGTTGTCCCTTTGCCTTCTGATGTAATTGCTACCGAGACTAATGCATCGACAGTGGAGACTGATGGAAACCTTCAACCTTCTTCACTTCCAGCGATAGGTATCCACTCCTCTCCAGATATAGTTGAACGTGCTAACTATGTAGAAAATCAAACAGATTCAAGGGGTAAAGTATCAGGGATAGATATGAATTTAGAACCTGCTGCGACTGAGGTTAACTCATCAAGAGATCAATTCACGGGGACGACAACATCATCTAGAGTGCAAACTGGTGCAAACGACGTGTTCTGGCAACAGTTTCTTACAGAGAATCCGGGTTCTTCTGATACACAGGAAGTTCAGTCCAAAAGAAGGGATTCAGGTGACAAACAAAGCGAAGGAAAGACGCAAGAGCAGCAAAACACTTGTTGGAACAGGGAAGAAATCAATCATCTCATGGTAAAAATTGGGAATCTGACTTCAGTAGAGAAAGCCTGA